Part of the Saccharicrinis carchari genome is shown below.
GCAGGTTTCTGACAACTAGTCCAATCATTAATCAGGCCTCCCGAGTAGCCTAATTATTTGCTCCGGCCATGCCGGTTTCATGTGGCAACTAAAATTTTTTCATGAACCAAATCTTGGACAAATTCTGCGAACATTTCAGGTTCTTCTTCATATCCACTTGCTGTCAGTGCTTTTTTCATCTCTATCCCTTTACCAAAAAGGTGTATAATTTCCGCCTCTTCTTTTTCAAAATGGCTGTGTACATATCCGGTTTGGATATTGTTTAGTACATATTTATCCTGCGTGAGCAGCAGTAGTTGCCACGCACCTGATAATTTGAGTTTCATGGTCCAAAAATCATTTTTCAACTGCTCGTGGGTATTTACTGTACGTTGTAAAAAGTCCAGCAAGGCCTTCTCTTGTTTTGCAGATTCTTTTTTAAGTAACTGGTGGTTTTCTTTTACCATTTTATTTACCCGCTCACTTCCCCATTCCAATAGGTCAAGCACATTGTCCATCAATAGTTTTTCGGGGATGTGCTCACCCAGTTCGCCGCCTATCCTGCCCTGAAAATGATTATGATACTGAACTAGAAAGTTCTCCCGGTTTAATAACCCCCCATAGCCTCGCTCCCCGGCAACAATTACCGGTTTGCCTAAAGCGATTGCCTTTAGGGCGGCATTGCTACTACCGACCACTATGTCCGTTTCGGCAATCAAATGATCTATATCGATTCCTTTTTGGGCTATGACTTTAATATTAGGATTCAGCATTTTACGCAGCGCCATATTGTCCGAAACAACTTTGATGTCGAAGTTCAACAATTTATTTAGCCAGGGGGCTATTTGATAAAAAGGAGAAAAGAAGAGGTTCTGATGATGGATAATGACCAGTACCCTGGGCTTGTTCGAATTGTTTAGACGATACTTTTTAAAGGCCGGTATGGTAACAGCGATTCGCCATGGAAATACAATATCTTGCTGTAAGAGCATTGCCGGAAAATTACGGGGTGGGGTAATAAGTACTAATTTGTTTACATGCCTCTGGTTCATGGGATATTCCTTGGCAAAAGTTTGAGCATCCATCATGCAAACCGTTGGAATATCATTTCGCTTGGCCAAGGCTTTAAGCTGCCCGCTACCTGTTGTATTGTAGGTAAGCATTAGGTCGTAATGCGCTAGTTTAAGTTTATTTGGTTCACTAAAGGTTAGCTGTTTGATCGCACTTAGCGAATTATCCGTTAAATTAATTCGCCTGTTCTTTCGCAGTGCTAAGGTGGGTTCGCTCCCACTACGAGCCAGCACGCCTAATATGGTATTCAGCATGTTGGCATCATCATCGGTTCGGATATGGCCTAGGAAAAGAATATTCATCAGGATTAGGTTTCAATTTTTACATTACCGTTTTTGATATTATGTTCAGATTGAAATATAAGAATTTGTTTGATATAATAAAACAGATGTAATTAAATTGTGTCCTCTATTTTAACTTATTCCTGACAAGCCAAGCTCAAGTTATTTAATAAAAACATTGAAAATGAAGTAACTTAATTAAGGGTTAATACGTACAAAATTTTAGTTGGAAGTCTTTATTAACCAAAACTACTTTATCATGTTAGAGCATCAGAAAAAAGTTTTGTTGGGTCTGGCAAAAAACCCTTATCAGTTCCGGAAGGAGATTATCAAATCCTTTGGATGGTTGAACCGGGAACAAGCTGAAGATTTATACAACTGGGTAAAAAAGGAAATGGGTTCGTATTATACGCAGTTGGTACATGAAGCACTGTACAGCATGTCCGCTTAAATTAATATGAAAAAAAACAGCTGTGTGACAAATTAAATTTTGATATTACAAAAAATATCGTAAAATTTGCGGTCGTTAACAATTCATAAGTAAATGACAGCAATTACAAACAAAATAGCAATGAGCAATACATGGTGGTGGCACTGGCTTTTTCTGAACTCGGAGAGGTGAGACGCTGCGCTATTATAAATTAAAAATATTAAAATGGCTTGCCGATACTTCGGTAAGCCATTTTTTTTATGCTAAAATCTATTTAAAAAACACAAAGGAATGAAATCGATAAATATTATTAGCACAGCTCAAAAGGTTCCTGCCAATATAGCCGATATTATTACTCCGGTAAGTATTTACATGAAACTGCGCGATTTATACCCCGGCACCATCTTGCTCGAAAGCTCCGATTATCATGGTAACACCAATTCGCAATCTTTTATCTGCTTTGAGCCCATGGCCGAGTTTAAGGTCGCACAGGGAGATGTAGAAGTGCTGCTGCCCTGTGGAACCATTGTTAAAGGCGAAAAGCCCGAGGTAAAAGACATACCTGCACAATTGGATGATTTTTTAAACATGTTTAACGTGGTAGGTGCGAAAAATGGCCCTAAGGTAAACGGTGTATTTGGATATTCATCGTACGATGCCGTTCAGCATTTTGAATCCATTACCTTTAAAAATGAGGTGTCGCCCGAATATGAGATTCCGGAGATACGATATAATTATTACAGGTACATCCTCGCGTTCGACCATTTTACCAATCAGCTTAACCTGATTGAAAACTTGCCTGAAAACGAAGAGAGCAAATGGGTATCCATAATGGATTTGTTATACAACCGTACGGTGCCCGGCTTTAAATTTCAGCCCGATGGTAATGAGGTGTCCAACAACACCGACGAGGAATATATCGATATGGTAAAAAAAGGAATAGACCATTGTTTTAAGGGCGATGTATTTCAGCTGGTGCTGTCGCGGCAGTTCAAGCGTAAATATATTGGCGATGAGTTTAACGTATATCGGGCACTGCGCAACATTAATCCCTCACCCTATCTTTATTTTTTTGATTATGGAGGGTATAAAATCTTAGGCTCCTCGCCCGAAGCACAGCTGATTATCGATAAGGGCGAGGCGACCATCAATCCCATTGCAGGTACCTTTAAACGCACTGGAAAGGATATTAAGGATCGCGAGCTGGCCGAGCAGCTAAGCAACGACCCCAAAGAAAATGCCGAGCATGTGATGTTGGTGGATTTAGCGCGAAACGACCTAAGCCGCAACTGCGAAAAAGTGAGGGTAAAAACCTATAAGGAAGTGCAGTATTATTCGCACGTGTTGCACCTGGTTTCGGATGTTAGAGGCCAGCTGAAACAAGGTGCCAACACCTGCCGGGTGATGGCAGATACCTTTCCGGCCGGCACCCTTTCCGGAGCACCCAAATACAGGGCTATGGAATTGATTGATAGATATGAAAATCAAAATCGTAGTTATTATGGAGGATGCATTGGCATGTTGGGCTTTGATGGTTCTTTTAATCAAGCCATTATGATTCGTTCCTTTCTATGTAAAAACAATACCTTATTCTATCAGGCTGGTGCGGGCATTGTGTCGCAATCAGTGCCTGAAAACGAACTGGCCGAAGTAAATAATAAATTGGGCGCTCTTAAAAAAGCAGTTGAACTGGCCACCGAGTTTTAAAGTACGCATTGACGCTGTAAATTATCCATATTAATGCAAGTTAGCATACAAAAGAATAGCCTATTCCGTTTAGCGGGAATAAAAATAACGCCGTGTCTCTGTGCCTTTGTGTTCACAGCTCCACTTTGCTACAGTCAGGTTATCTAATAATCTCTAATCTAACAATCTCATATCTATTTAAAGATGAAAAAAATATTAGTTCTCGACAATTACGATTCCTTCACCTACAACCTTGTTCATTACATCGAGGAGATTGTAGGCCACAATATTGATGTGTTCCGTAACGATCAAATATCCCTGGATGATGTGGTACCATACGACAAGATTTTGCTTTCGCCGGGGCCGGGCGTACCAAAAGATGCCGGCATATTGATTCCCTTGATAAAAAAATATGGCAGCAGTAAAAGTATTCTGGGTGTTTGTCTGGGGCATCAGGGTATTGCCGAAGCGTACGGTGGTTCCATATTAAACCTCCCAAGCGTATATCACGGTGTAGCCACCTCCGTAAGCATTACCGATGATTCGGAACCGCTGTTTAAGGAGGTGCCCAACACGATAAATGCAGGCCGGTATCATTCGTGGGCTGTAAACGAAAAGGATTTGCCTGGGTGTTTTCAGGTAACATCGCGCGACGACCAAGGCGAGATAATGAGTATGCGCCATAAAAAGTATGATTTGCGCGGAGTACAGTTTCATCCGGAATCCATCCTTACCGAACACGGCAAAACAATGATGCGAAACTGGTTAGCAATTTAGTATTGCGAGCGCGACTCAAATTCGCACCCGTAATCGGCTAAGCAATTCAATCATCTCTTTTTATCTATAATCTCTTGTCTCATTATCTAACCGTCTAAATCAATGAAAGAAATACTAAAAAGACTCTTTGAGCACAAAACGCTAACGCAAGCCGAAGCCAAAGAGGTACTCATCAACATAGCGCGCGAAAAATACAACAGCTCTCAAGTTGTTGCCTTTCTCTCGGTTTATATGATGCGGCCCATCAGCGTGCAGGAATTGGGTGGTTTTAGGGATGCGCTGTTGGAGCTTTGTCGTCGCATTGACCTCTCGGAGTTTGATGCCATTGACATTGTGGGAACCGGCGGCGACGGAAAAAACACCTTTAATATTTCTACCTTGTCGTCGTTTGTTGTGGCCGGGGCGGGCTACAAAGTTACCAAGCACGGTAATTATGGGGTGTCCTCGGCCTGCGGTTCATCCAACGTAATGGAATATTTAGGCTATCAATTCACTGCCAAATCGGACGCCTTGAAAAGACAAGCCGACAAGGCCGGTATTTGCTTTTTACATGCGCCCTTATTTCATCCGGCCATGAAAGCTGTAGCCCCTTACAGAAAAGATTTGGGACTAAAAACCTTTTTTAACATGCTGGGGCCCTTAGTTAATCCGTCCTTTCCTAAAAGTCAGTTCCTTGGTGTTTATAGCTTGCAGTTGGCACGTTTGTATCAATATCTTTTTCAGGATACCGATAATAATTATGCCATCATCCATAGTTTAGACGGTTATGATGAAATTTCGCTGACCGGAGATTTTAAAGCCATCACCAACCTGGGTGAGCAGCTATTTTCGCCGGAGCAATTGGGTTTTGAAAGATTGAAGCAAGAGGATATCTTTGGTGGTGATACGGTGTCTGAGGCAGCCAAAATTTTTACCGACATTTTAAACGGCAACGGCACCTCCACACAGAACGCGGCTGTATTTGCCAACGCAGCGATGGCCATACAATGTATCGACAAAAACAAAACCATAGAAGAAGCTATTGGCTTAGCCAAAGAATCTTTGCTATCGGGTAGTGCCAGGAAGGTTTTACAAACTTTAATAAACGTACAATGAATATCTTAGATAAAATAGTTGCCCGCAAAAAGATAGAGGTTGCACAGCAGCAAGACTACACTTCTATTGAGAAGCTTAAAACCTACGATTTCTTTAAAAAAGAGGTGCCTTCGTTAAAAAGTTATTTGCATGACGACAAACACAACGGAATTATTTCAGAATTTAAAAGAAGCTCACCGTCCAAAGGGGTCATCAACAGTTTGTCAACTGTTGAGCAGGTGATTCCATTATATGAAAAGGCTGGTGTAAGCGGTATTTCCGTGCTCACTGATTCGGAGTTCTTCGGAGGTAACAAAAGCGATTTGGTGGTCGCACGCAAGGTGAGTACCGTACCTGTTTTACGAAAAGATTTTATGATTGCGGACTATCAGATTTATGAAGCTAAGGCCATAGGTGCCAGTGCCATATTGTTAATCGCTGCCATACTATCCCATAACCAGGCCCTTCAAATGTCGCAATTGGCTAAGGATTTGGGTCTGGATATTTTAATGGAGGTGCACAATAAGGAGGAGCTCGACATTGTAAATCCCATGGTAGATGTAGTGGGGGTGAACAACCGAAACCTAAAAACATTTGAGGTGAGCTTGCAGCAAAGTATCGATTTAGCTGCCGCCATGCCCTCCGATGTGGTTAAAATATCCGAGAGTGGAATTTATTCCGTAGAAGATATTTTACTGTTGAGGCAGCATGGTTTCCGGGGATTTTTGATAGGTGAGAACTTTATGCGCACCAAAAATCCCGGACAAGCCTGTATTGATTTTTCCGAAAGCATTAAACAAAAGGCATGAAGCACATCCCAAAAATAAAAGTATGTGGAATGCGCGATGCCACAAATATCCAAGCCATTGCGGAGCTTAATCCGGATTACTTGGGCTTTATTTTTTACCCAAAATCGCCCCGCTACCTGGACACTGATTTTGCGCCGGAAATCATACATCACCTGCCCCAAGGCATAAAACGTACCGGTGTTTTTGTAAATACCACAGAACAGATAATCAAAGACGCTGTTATAAAATATGGCTTGCATGCCGTTCAGTTGCATGGAAACGAATCGCCGGAGTTTTGCCTTAAAGCAAAGCAAATGGGTGTGGAAGTAATCAAAGCTTTTCAAATTGATGAGCACTTTGATTTTAACACCCTCAGCAATTATACTAAGGCCTGCGACTTTTATCTTTTTGATACAAAAACAAAAGCCTACGGTGGCAGCGGACAAAAATTCGATTGGCGAATACTGGAAAAATACGATAAGCAAAAACCGATATTCTTAAGCGGGGGAATTACAGCGGAGGATGTACCAGTTATATTAAATTTACCGCAACTTAATATTTATGCCGTAGATATCAACAGCAAATTTGAAATAAAACCCGGGTTGAAAGATGTGGACTTGGTAAAGGGTTTTATTAGGAGGATGAGGTAAAGATACAATAGCCATTGGATGAAGATTGCGAAGCAAAGTTTATCTGTTAGCAGTCTTTGGTATTTGGAGAAGCTTTTTTTGTTAAACAACTTCTTTCCCAATGTAATTAGTGCATAAGAGGTTTTAATTAGTAGAGGGCTAACTTCCGCCTCAGAGAATTTCCGTGAATAAAATCAGCTTAGGTGGCGTTGAAAAATCCGGGCTGTTTGAACGTAGTGAGTTTCCGGATTTTAGCCAACTAATCTGATTTTTAACAAATTATCTGCAGCGGCGGCCTTTTTTGCTTACTTTTTGGGGCTGTAGCCAAAAAGTAAGAGCCTGTGCGGCTTGAGCACTAAATAAATATTTAAACGTGTTACCGGGCAACAGTATAAAGTAATAATGTAAAAAATGACCAACAATGAAATCAAAATATAACGCAGACGAACAAGGGATGTATGGCCGTTTTGGCGGTGCGTGGATTCCGGAAATGTTACAACCCAATATTGATAATCTTAGAAAGGTTTACCTGGATATTATCAACACAGCGGAGTTTCAAAAGGAATATGTGGCACTGCTAAAGGATTACGTAGGGCGCCCTACGCCTTTGTATTATGCCAAACGATTGTCGCAAAAATACAATACCCACGTATATTTAAAGCGCGAGGATTTGAATCATACCGGGGCGCACAAAATAAACAACACCATAGGGCAGATATTGGTGGCACGCAAGATGGGCAAAAAAAGGATTATTGCCGAAACAGGTGCCGGACAACATGGGGTGGCCACAGCTACAGCATGTGCTTTGATGGGCTTGCAATGCGTGGTTTATATGGGTGCACTCGATATTGAGCGTCAGGCTCCCAATGTAGCACGTATGAAAATGCTGGGTGCCCAAGTAATAGCTGCCACTTCGGGCAATCAAACCCTAAAAGATGCTACTAACGAGGCCTTGCGCGATTGGATATGCCATCCCGAAGATACCTTTTATATCATTGGCTCCGTTGTGGGACCGCATCCTTATCCCGATATGGTGACACGCTTCCAGAGCATCATCAGCCAGGAGCTTAAAGCGCAGTTTAAAGAAAAAACAGGCAGCGAATATCCCGATTATGTGGTGGCCTGTGTAGGGGGCGGCAGCAATGCCTCCGGTAGTTTTTATCATTTTCTGGATGATGAGCAGGTAAAGCTGGTGGCCGTGGAAGCTTCGGGTTTAGGCATCCATTCGGGCGAAACGGCTGCAACCATTGCCTTAGGCGAGGTGGGTATCATCCACGGAAGCAAGACATTTTTAATGCAGGACGAGGATGGACAGATAGTGGAGCCTTACTCCATTTCGGCAGGCCTGGACTATCCCGGCATAGGTCCGCAACATGCGCATTTAAAGGATACCGATAGAGCCATCTTTTTAGATGCCACCGACCAGGAGGCGCTGGATTTTGCGCTGGAAGTCACCCGTCTGGAGGGAATCATCCCGGCCATGGAATCGGCACATGCTTTTGTTGCGCTCACCAAATTAAATATTGCCCCGGAGCAATCGGTAGTTATCACCATGTCAGGGCGGGGCGATAAGGATATGAGTACCTACATGGAGCGTTTTAAACTTTAAAATCATGGAGCTTGCAGCCACATTATCGTTTTTGGGAGCAGCCATTTTGCTTACCTTAATGCCGGGGCCGGATAATATATTCGTACTCACCGAAAGCCTTACCAAAGGCCAGCGCAACGGTTTTGCCATTTCGGTAGGGCTTTGTTCTGGTGTGCTGGTGCATACTTTGGCGGCGGCAACGGGGGTTTCCATCATCATACAAAAATCGGCTTTGGCTTTTTCCGTTGTTAAATATTTGGGAGCGGCCTACCTGTTTTACATGGCCTATCAGGCTTACAACGAAAAACGCCTGGAAATTGAGGTGAAACGCAAACCCGTGGAACACGAAACAAGCTTTTTAAAACTGGCCCGAAAAGGTTTTTTAATGAATGTGCTAAACCCAAAGGTGGCACTGTTTTTTATGGCTCTGCTGCCGCAGTTTGTGGTAACGGATGGTTTTTCAGTTACGGTGCAAATGATTATCCTGGGTATTATTTTCATGCTCCAAGGCCTTGTTATCTTTGGGTTGATCTCGCTCTTGTCGGGCAAACTATCGAAATATTTGAACAGCGCCAGATTTTGGAAGATAACAAAATATGGTAAAGTGAGCGTGCTGGCTCTGTTGGGATTGGGCTTGGCAATGGCCAGGAAGTAAGTTTAGGATGTTGCCGGTCCTTGTAAAATAATTTATTATGGATGCAGAATTGAAAATAAAGATAGATAAAGATGTAATTGATAAAGCTAAAGGTTATGCGTTTTTACATAGGATAAGCCTTTCGAGAATGATAGAATCATATCTTAAATCGTTAATTGATATGGAATCATCCGAACCAAAAGATGAAATCGAAATTTCTTCTTCTGTAAAAAGTATGTCAACAGGCGTTCAAATGCCTATGCTTTTAGATTATAAAAAAGAGATTGGAGATTATTTATTAGAGAAATACAAATGATTTTGTTACAGCCCGGGTTCTTCTTGGAAATGTATGATTTATCCCATACTGTTTGTGAATATTAACCACGCTGTACACAAAGGCGACACAATGTTCGCAATGTTTCTTTGCGTTCTTTGTTTATGCATTGCGCCCTTTGCGTTTACTATTTAGCCACCATGTTCACGAAGAAGGCACTATGCACACCATGATTCTTTGTGATCTTTGTGCCTCTATGGTTAATTTTTTTGCACCATGTTCCCAAAGAAATCAGCATCAATTATCAGCAAATAACAATACCTATAATTTTTAAAACGAACACCAACAATATTTCAATATGAATCGCATACAACAATTGTTTCAAGATAAAAAAGATATCCTGTCTATTTATTTTACTGCGGGCTACCCAAATTTAGAAGATACCCTTCCGGTTTTGGAATCGCTTGAAGAAGCGGGCGTGGGCGTGGTGGAAATAGGCATCCCTTTTTCTGACCCTTTGGCCGATGGACCAACGATACAACATAGCGGCCAAACGGCTCTTAACAATGGCATGAGCCTTAAGGTGCTGTTTGAGCAGTTGGCCAATGTGCGCTCAAAAATTAAAATGCCCTTAGTATTAATGGGATATATTAATAACGTTCATAAATATGGCATTGAGTCTTTTGCCAAAAAATGCAGCGAGGTGGGCATCGATGCTGTCATACTCCCCGATCTGCCCTTTCAGGAGTATTTAAACCATTACAAGGATACCTTCGACAAATACGGAGTGAGTAATATTTTTTTAATCACGCCCCAAACACCCAACGAAAGGATAAAACTGATTGACAAAAATACCAACGCTTTTATCTATATGGTTTCGTCGGCTGCCGTTACCGGGGTAAAAAAGGGAATTAGTGAGGCACAGTTGGCTTATTTCGACAGGGTGAAAAAGCTCAACCTAAAAAATCCCGTGCTCATCGGCTTTGGCATCAGCGATAAAACATCCTATCAGGAAACCTGTAAATATGCCGATGGCGCCATTATTGGAAGTGCCTTTGTTAAGCTATTGGCTCAGCCAGGCGACCTGCATACCAATATTAAGTCGTTTGTAAAGGACATCATAGGATAGCAAGGTTTAATTGCTATATTTCATGAAACCATGACAAATATCACGCAATAATTTCAGGTCTTACAATAAATAAGTATTTTTGCCGCATCAAAAAAAATCAGCAAATATCCCAGCAATTTTAGCACAATATTCAGCCGAATGGAAAATAACGAAAACACAGCTATCATAAAAATTCATTGTCCCGACCAAAAGGGGATTGTGGCCAGGGTAACCGATTTTATCAACCTTCACCACGGTAATATTATTAGCGTAGATCAACATGTGGATCACGAAGATAATCTTTTTTCGATGCGCGTATCCTGGGATCTGAGAGGGTTCAATATGCCCCGCGAAGAAATACGACCCACATTTCAAAAGTTCCTGGGCGATCCTTATCAAATGAAATGGACTTTAAATTTTACCGATGAGGTTCCCAGAATGGCCATTTTCGTGTCAAAAGCTTCGCACTGTTTATACGATTTATTGGCGCGTTACCAAAGTGGAGAGTTCAAGGTGAAAATTCCGGTGGTCATCGGAAATCACAATATCCTTGAGCCGGTGGCCAGGCAATTCGGAATAGACTTTGTACACATACCTATCACCGCCGAAACCAAAGCCGAACAGGAAAAAAAAGAAATTGAGATATTACAAAGCTACAAAATTGATTTTGTTGTGCTGGCCAGATACATGCAAGTGTTGTCACAGGATTTTATCAATCATTATCCCGAAAAGGTAATTAACATACACCATTCCTTTTTGCCGGCTTTTGCCGGTGCCAGACCCTACCATGCCGCCCACAAACGGGGTGTTAAAATTATTGGGGCAACCAGTCATTATGTTACTTCCGATTTGGATGCCGGCCCTATTATTGAACAGGATATTGCGCGGATATCGCATCACGATTCAGTTAAAGACCTTATTCAAAAAGGTAAGGACGTGGAAAAGATAGTATTGTCCAGAGCTGTTAAAGCCCATATTGAACGTAAGACTTTGGTGTATAAAAACAGAACCATAATTTTTAATTAGCACAACTATGTTTAAAGTTTTTTGCTTAATAGTCGCGATAAGTATGTTTTCAATGGCAACAGAAGCCGCGGAAAATAAAAATGACAGAGGGTATATTGTTAAAGTAGGCGATATGGCGCCGGATTTTATCACTACCCTGGATAATGGAAAAACTTTTAAATTGTCCGACCACAGAGGCAAGGTGGTGATGCTTCAGTTTACGGCCAGTTGGTGTGGCGTATGCCGCAAGGAGATGCCTTTTATCGAAAAGGAAATATGGCAGATGCATAAGGATAAGGGTCTGGTACTGATTGGTGTTGACAGGGACGAGCCACTTGAAAAACTGAAAGCATTGAGCGAAGCAACGGGTATTACCTATCCGTTGGCATTGGATCCGGGAGGCGATATTTTTGAGTTGTACGCGCTCAAAAAATCGGGCATAACACGCAATGTAATTATAGATAGAGAGGGTAAAATTGTATATCTCACCCGCCTGTTTAAGCGCCAGGAGTTTGACGATATGAAAGCAAAAATTGAAAGGTTATTAAAGGAATGAATTAAGGAACGGTTCTTTATCCGCATAGCGCAAAATAAGGAACCGTTCCCTGTTTTAGCCTGTTTTTTTAACAGACCATTCTCTATTGCTTGCCTGTATTAAGTATAAAAAACGAATGAAAATAGCCATCATAAAATATAATGCCGGAAACATCCGCTCGGTAAGTTTTGCCTTGGATCGTTTGGGCGTAGAACATAATATTACGGCGCATCCTGAAGAAATAAAAAATGCCGATAAGGTAATATTCCCGGGGGTAGGGGAGGCCAGTTCTACCATGCGCTATCTTAAAGATAATAAGCTGGATCAGTTAATCGTAAATCTAAAGCAACCCGTTTTGGGTATTTGTTTGGGTATGCAGCTTATGTGCAGTCACTCCGAAGAGGGCGATGTGCCTTGTTTGGGTATATTTGATGAGCCGGTAAAAAAGTTCGTGCTGCCCTATCCTAATACAAAGAATATTAAAGTGCCACACATGGGCTGGAACACCATCACGGCGGTCAACAGTCAATTGTTTGATGCTTCATTGGAAGGCGAATACGTGTATTTTGTGCATAGTTATTATGTGGCACGGGGCCGACATACGGCGGCAACTACCCCATATATTTTACCATTCAGTTCGGCCTTACATAAGGATAATTTTTACGCAACGCAGTTCCATCCCGAAAAGAGTGGTGATGCAGGTTCACGAATAGTAGAAAATTTTATAAAACTATAAAATGGCATTAATAGATATAATCCCGGCAATAGACATTATCGATGGCAAGTGTGTAAGATTGAGTCAGGGCGATTATGCGCAAAAAAAGGTGTATAACGAAAACCCACTCGAAGTAGCGCAGATGTTTCAGGATCACGGAATAAAAAGGTTGCACCTGGTAGATTTGGATGGTGCAAAAGCAGGCCACATTATCAATTATAAAGTGTTGGAAAGCATAGCAACAAAAACCAATTTGCTGATTGATTTTGGAGGAGGCTTAAAAACCGACGAAGATTTGAAGATTGCCTTTGGTAGTGGAGCACAGATGATTACGGGAGGAAGCATTGCAGTAAAAAACAAACCCGTTTTTACCAAATGGATAGAGAGATATGGTGCTGATAAAATTATTCTGGGCGCCGACGTAAAAGATGAGATGATTGCCGTATCCGGGTGGACAGAGACCTCTGACCTTAAATTGATTCCTTTTATAAAGGACTACATATCCAACGGAATTACTAAGGTTATATGTACCGACATCAGTAAAGATGGTATGTTGCAAGGGCCGGCAACAACTCTCTATAAAAAGATATTAACCGAATTTCCTGATTTATACCTCGTGGCCAG
Proteins encoded:
- the trpA gene encoding tryptophan synthase subunit alpha; translated protein: MNRIQQLFQDKKDILSIYFTAGYPNLEDTLPVLESLEEAGVGVVEIGIPFSDPLADGPTIQHSGQTALNNGMSLKVLFEQLANVRSKIKMPLVLMGYINNVHKYGIESFAKKCSEVGIDAVILPDLPFQEYLNHYKDTFDKYGVSNIFLITPQTPNERIKLIDKNTNAFIYMVSSAAVTGVKKGISEAQLAYFDRVKKLNLKNPVLIGFGISDKTSYQETCKYADGAIIGSAFVKLLAQPGDLHTNIKSFVKDIIG
- the purU gene encoding formyltetrahydrofolate deformylase, translating into MENNENTAIIKIHCPDQKGIVARVTDFINLHHGNIISVDQHVDHEDNLFSMRVSWDLRGFNMPREEIRPTFQKFLGDPYQMKWTLNFTDEVPRMAIFVSKASHCLYDLLARYQSGEFKVKIPVVIGNHNILEPVARQFGIDFVHIPITAETKAEQEKKEIEILQSYKIDFVVLARYMQVLSQDFINHYPEKVINIHHSFLPAFAGARPYHAAHKRGVKIIGATSHYVTSDLDAGPIIEQDIARISHHDSVKDLIQKGKDVEKIVLSRAVKAHIERKTLVYKNRTIIFN
- a CDS encoding TlpA family protein disulfide reductase, translated to MATEAAENKNDRGYIVKVGDMAPDFITTLDNGKTFKLSDHRGKVVMLQFTASWCGVCRKEMPFIEKEIWQMHKDKGLVLIGVDRDEPLEKLKALSEATGITYPLALDPGGDIFELYALKKSGITRNVIIDREGKIVYLTRLFKRQEFDDMKAKIERLLKE
- the hisH gene encoding imidazole glycerol phosphate synthase subunit HisH, which encodes MKIAIIKYNAGNIRSVSFALDRLGVEHNITAHPEEIKNADKVIFPGVGEASSTMRYLKDNKLDQLIVNLKQPVLGICLGMQLMCSHSEEGDVPCLGIFDEPVKKFVLPYPNTKNIKVPHMGWNTITAVNSQLFDASLEGEYVYFVHSYYVARGRHTAATTPYILPFSSALHKDNFYATQFHPEKSGDAGSRIVENFIKL
- the hisA gene encoding 1-(5-phosphoribosyl)-5-[(5-phosphoribosylamino)methylideneamino]imidazole-4-carboxamide isomerase — translated: MALIDIIPAIDIIDGKCVRLSQGDYAQKKVYNENPLEVAQMFQDHGIKRLHLVDLDGAKAGHIINYKVLESIATKTNLLIDFGGGLKTDEDLKIAFGSGAQMITGGSIAVKNKPVFTKWIERYGADKIILGADVKDEMIAVSGWTETSDLKLIPFIKDYISNGITKVICTDISKDGMLQGPATTLYKKILTEFPDLYLVASGGLSSLHDINQLIEAKVPAVITGKAIYEGKISLKQLEKYA